From one Gracilibacillus salinarum genomic stretch:
- a CDS encoding PTS sugar transporter subunit IIA has translation MFKNLFGKKETSETLLAPITGKLVNMEDVPDEMFSKKLLGDGLAIEPTEGTVVAPVDGEVVQLSDTKHAVGIQSKNGLELLIHIGLETVALKGEGFEAHVSQGAKVKAGDKLVTFDLPFINEKADSIISPIVITNFVEVESLKKSEETNLVAGQSTLMTVSRK, from the coding sequence TTGTTCAAAAATCTTTTTGGCAAAAAAGAGACCAGTGAGACACTGTTAGCCCCTATAACAGGTAAGCTGGTAAACATGGAAGATGTACCTGACGAGATGTTCAGCAAGAAATTATTAGGGGACGGTCTTGCTATTGAACCGACGGAAGGGACAGTAGTTGCACCTGTCGATGGTGAGGTAGTGCAATTGTCGGATACAAAGCATGCGGTTGGTATTCAAAGCAAAAATGGTTTGGAGCTGTTAATTCATATTGGCTTGGAAACCGTAGCGTTGAAGGGTGAGGGCTTTGAAGCGCATGTATCGCAAGGGGCAAAAGTGAAAGCAGGGGATAAACTGGTTACATTTGATTTGCCATTCATTAACGAAAAAGCAGACAGCATTATCTCACCAATTGTGATTACTAATTTTGTTGAGGTAGAATCGCTTAAAAAAAGTGAAGAGACAAACCTGGTGGCTGGGCAGTCTACACTGATGACGGTCAGCAGAAAGTAA
- a CDS encoding SEC-C metal-binding domain-containing protein — MSVKRNDPCPCGSGKKYKKCCMKQDNLVELKEWKEEKFLLQKNKLVDQMKDFIAEKVPLRDSIPLESQFKQRINHILDDDKQEGYLQFWLFFFNRYKNGLRGIEWFLKEEGHRLAAEERKMAEQWAQLKPQFVQAVDYTDQHVIFQDAYSDQLYYIPRTLDSQPFVIPWMSTFGLLEEVHDEHYFNGVRAMLGPISYYNAIQYVENMAKKKNLDREQVMFDYYPEILVAMHTKLDEQDWQEKEISFYKYEFELVHQERGEKFLYNDPSFDIDVWEPGHKQLTWVSEVKGYTDSELTGEVYVMDVDANIEIKNNILTFTTYELKTVNQFLKKLAKVPDTFRLINDQEEVITTPVNMEVRQSAVRLEEKTPPYFGMYAQMMDQMDIDKPIPKYDHQSLRQLVENGQEQVADRWLKNQEFDIYKFAREQFGMVDITPDFNTPRRALGLALSPFVTGGKQRNSEIKSIPVTKERQTVVVKEDIPMYERLGITAQTVDAFYTNDIIEFYREKTAGKSRSTEAKYGNRLNDIREVLEKRNIQSWQECDLPFWKRFITQDMLDLYGNDVSNKQWKELLTVVKGFAKWLANEGKITIDKEIIDFAKQC; from the coding sequence ATGTCAGTAAAAAGAAATGACCCTTGTCCATGTGGCAGCGGCAAAAAATACAAAAAATGTTGTATGAAGCAAGATAATCTAGTGGAGCTGAAAGAATGGAAAGAAGAAAAATTTTTGCTGCAAAAGAATAAATTAGTGGATCAAATGAAGGATTTTATAGCAGAAAAGGTGCCTCTGCGGGATTCTATTCCTTTAGAGTCTCAATTTAAGCAACGGATCAATCATATATTAGATGATGACAAACAAGAGGGATACCTGCAATTCTGGTTATTCTTTTTTAATCGTTATAAAAATGGTTTGCGTGGAATTGAGTGGTTTCTTAAAGAGGAGGGCCACCGATTGGCGGCAGAAGAAAGGAAAATGGCAGAACAGTGGGCACAATTAAAACCACAATTTGTCCAAGCAGTGGACTATACGGACCAGCATGTCATTTTTCAAGATGCCTATTCAGATCAATTGTATTATATACCGAGAACACTGGATAGCCAGCCTTTTGTTATACCATGGATGAGTACCTTTGGGCTGTTGGAAGAAGTCCATGATGAACATTATTTTAATGGAGTAAGAGCTATGCTCGGTCCAATTAGTTATTATAATGCCATTCAATATGTAGAAAATATGGCAAAAAAGAAGAATTTAGACCGGGAACAAGTGATGTTCGACTATTACCCTGAAATTCTCGTTGCAATGCACACTAAACTTGATGAACAAGATTGGCAAGAAAAAGAAATCAGCTTCTATAAGTATGAGTTTGAATTAGTACATCAAGAGCGTGGTGAAAAATTCCTGTATAATGATCCGTCATTCGATATTGATGTATGGGAACCAGGTCATAAGCAATTAACATGGGTGAGCGAGGTCAAAGGCTATACAGATAGCGAATTAACAGGTGAAGTATACGTCATGGATGTCGATGCAAATATCGAAATAAAGAATAATATTCTAACATTTACAACGTATGAGTTAAAAACAGTTAACCAATTTTTAAAAAAGCTAGCTAAAGTACCCGACACCTTCCGTCTGATAAATGATCAGGAGGAGGTAATTACGACACCTGTAAATATGGAGGTGCGACAATCTGCTGTTCGTTTGGAAGAGAAAACGCCACCGTATTTCGGGATGTACGCACAGATGATGGACCAAATGGATATAGACAAACCGATTCCTAAATATGATCACCAGTCACTACGACAATTGGTGGAAAATGGACAAGAGCAGGTGGCGGACCGATGGTTAAAGAATCAGGAATTTGATATCTATAAATTTGCAAGAGAACAATTTGGAATGGTCGACATTACGCCTGATTTTAATACACCGCGTAGAGCTTTGGGCTTAGCCTTATCACCATTTGTGACAGGAGGAAAGCAGCGTAACAGCGAAATAAAGTCTATACCAGTAACAAAAGAACGACAGACAGTTGTAGTCAAAGAAGATATTCCGATGTATGAGCGTTTAGGTATTACCGCACAAACAGTGGACGCCTTCTATACCAATGATATCATTGAATTCTATCGAGAAAAGACTGCTGGTAAGTCACGCAGTACAGAGGCAAAGTACGGTAATCGATTGAATGATATTCGGGAAGTCTTGGAAAAACGAAACATTCAAAGTTGGCAAGAATGTGATTTGCCGTTCTGGAAAAGGTTCATTACACAAGATATGTTAGATCTGTATGGGAATGATGTCAGCAATAAACAATGGAAAGAACTTTTAACAGTCGTCAAAGGATTCGCCAAATGGCTGGCAAACGAGGGTAAAATCACGATAGATAAGGAGATTATCGACTTCGCTAAGCAATGTTGA
- a CDS encoding DUF2975 domain-containing protein — MKRGTTLFLKIAILIIGSTILALCVFLLPKLANDTARMYPEYAHLHYPVLIGMYVTAIPFFIAVYQAFKLLNYINNNKAFSGLSVQALTYIRYSANTIIALYIAGSIFLITQQALHPSIAIVGFTIVFASCIIAVFSAVLEKLLQNAIAIQSENDCII; from the coding sequence ATGAAGCGAGGTACGACACTTTTTTTAAAGATAGCAATATTGATTATTGGGAGTACGATATTGGCATTATGTGTTTTTCTCCTCCCAAAGTTAGCCAATGATACAGCTCGAATGTATCCAGAGTATGCTCACTTACATTACCCGGTTTTAATCGGCATGTATGTAACGGCAATACCGTTCTTCATTGCTGTCTATCAGGCATTCAAGCTCTTAAACTATATCAACAATAACAAGGCTTTCTCAGGACTGTCTGTACAGGCGTTAACGTATATTAGATATAGTGCAAATACTATTATTGCATTATATATTGCAGGCAGCATATTTCTTATCACACAACAAGCGCTGCATCCCAGTATAGCCATTGTTGGATTCACCATCGTTTTTGCCTCCTGTATTATCGCTGTCTTCTCTGCTGTTCTTGAGAAATTATTACAAAACGCCATAGCTATTCAATCAGAAAATGATTGTATTATCTGA
- a CDS encoding extracellular solute-binding protein: MAKWSKAFGILLLLSVFALTACNSEESSSGDQVDEDGTFSFSMMANLHTPEVPEEKVLNKIEEKTDTDIEIQWVPDNNYEDRLNTAFATSSLPDAVFLKNQTSFVQFRDAMEDGQFWEVGKYLDEFENLSKLKDNILDNTLVNGKQYTLYQGRPLSRQGIIYRKDWAENLGLEAPTTTEEFMEMARAFTEDDPDGNGKDDTFGVTDRSDLVYGAFKTVSSWFGTPNNWGEKDGQLLPEFMFDEYIQTMDFFREMHQNGYINQDFPVTSKPDQQEFFKNGTAGIYVGSMGDVQSLYEDAVALNPDIKFGVQNKIAGPDGEYGVWAIPGYGSLIMFPKSSVETEEELKKILGFFDQMMTPEISNLSYWGIEGEHYSVKDGRALPVDDNELTNREVKPYQSILIGEPETNGRYEGYFDLEVKAKAEELTKENEEYLIEDPTVPLYSETFANDGARLQSYITDATNQYILGQIDEEGFQQAVEKWREEGGNDIIEEYNASE; encoded by the coding sequence TTGGCTAAGTGGAGTAAGGCATTCGGCATATTGCTATTACTTTCCGTATTTGCATTAACGGCTTGTAATAGCGAAGAAAGTAGTTCAGGTGATCAAGTGGATGAGGACGGCACATTCTCTTTTTCTATGATGGCTAACCTGCACACACCGGAGGTACCGGAAGAGAAGGTACTAAATAAAATAGAGGAGAAAACCGACACAGATATTGAAATACAGTGGGTACCTGATAATAACTATGAAGACCGTCTGAATACGGCTTTTGCAACCAGTTCATTACCTGATGCTGTGTTTCTTAAGAATCAAACTTCTTTTGTTCAATTCCGTGATGCCATGGAGGATGGCCAATTTTGGGAAGTAGGAAAATACTTAGATGAATTCGAAAACTTATCTAAATTAAAAGACAATATTCTGGATAATACACTTGTGAATGGTAAGCAGTATACTTTATACCAAGGACGTCCTTTATCAAGACAAGGGATTATCTACCGAAAGGACTGGGCTGAAAATCTAGGATTGGAAGCTCCGACGACAACGGAAGAATTTATGGAAATGGCAAGAGCATTTACAGAGGATGACCCAGACGGCAACGGGAAAGATGATACCTTCGGTGTAACCGACAGAAGTGACTTAGTGTACGGGGCATTTAAGACAGTATCCTCTTGGTTTGGCACCCCTAACAATTGGGGAGAAAAAGATGGACAACTTCTTCCTGAATTTATGTTTGATGAATACATTCAAACGATGGACTTTTTTAGAGAAATGCATCAAAACGGCTATATTAATCAGGATTTCCCTGTAACGAGTAAGCCGGATCAACAAGAATTCTTTAAAAATGGAACTGCTGGTATATATGTAGGCTCCATGGGAGATGTTCAGAGCTTGTATGAAGATGCTGTAGCACTCAATCCAGACATTAAATTTGGTGTACAAAATAAAATTGCTGGACCAGATGGCGAATACGGTGTTTGGGCGATTCCTGGCTATGGAAGCTTAATCATGTTTCCTAAAAGCTCGGTAGAAACGGAAGAAGAATTAAAGAAAATTCTAGGATTCTTTGACCAGATGATGACACCGGAAATTTCGAATCTAAGCTACTGGGGAATAGAAGGGGAGCATTATTCTGTAAAAGATGGAAGAGCTCTACCTGTTGATGATAATGAGTTAACCAATCGGGAAGTGAAACCATATCAATCGATTTTAATCGGTGAACCAGAAACAAATGGTCGTTATGAGGGATATTTCGATTTAGAAGTCAAAGCGAAAGCAGAGGAATTAACAAAAGAGAATGAAGAATACTTGATTGAGGATCCAACGGTACCACTTTACTCTGAAACCTTCGCTAATGATGGTGCAAGACTTCAATCATACATTACCGATGCAACCAATCAGTACATTCTTGGCCAAATCGATGAAGAAGGATTCCAACAAGCAGTAGAAAAATGGCGAGAAGAAGGCGGGAACGATATCATCGAGGAATATAATGCATCCGAATAA